In the genome of Lactuca sativa cultivar Salinas chromosome 3, Lsat_Salinas_v11, whole genome shotgun sequence, the window GATATAGTTTGACTATGAGATTTATTTCGGTTTTGCTATataactttttatatatataagggCATTAATTTAGTATCACGTCCCAGGCATTGAAAATCAATGGACCGGCCCTGGATGCGACATATATTGTAGTTCGCCATGTGAGCACGTTCCAAAATCTCCAATGCATatttgaagaagttatgactgtttgaagctgaagctgaaaactaaaaaatcatgaatttttctGAGGAGCGCGGAGTGCCCTTTAAGAGCGTGGGGTGCCTCTATTATAGTGGGTTGCGCGTATTTTTACGTTTTTTTGGGGTATTTAAAGGCCATTAACCCTATGAGTTCGTTATTTtcatcctccacctcctctagaaCACCTCTAATGAAACCATAGCCTCCATTAAAGTGTTTGGAActtaacctctctcctaaatccattTTGGTACTCTCTTAATGTCCATTTGATGCTTTTTTGGTGGTATTGTGCTCTAGAAGGAAAAAGAACAAAAAGGATTGATCCTTGAAGCTATGCATTTGAAGTATTTAACCTCCATTCACCTCTAGACCTTTGTAACTCACAAAGTTCCAATTATTGTGTTTTATCTTTAGATCTATGAATATATGGAGTTTTGGTGCCTTGGTGGCTTTCCATAGAGTTTGAAGAGCTCTTGAGCTTTTGATTGATGGTTTGGGATGATATATGGCCACTTTGTGAAGTGGAGAGTGCATATAAGAGCTTTTTTTTACCCCATATATAAAGAAAGATGAGTTTTTGGTCATTTctcaacttagggttttagagCTTCAAAGTTTGTGGCATTGTaatgaataaagttggaaactttatccatttatacATCTTGTTCATTTAGATTTTAAAGTGGAAGATTTGGACTTATTAGATTTAGACAAGAAAGATGCATTCTTGGACTTCATGAGacttaaagtttagatcttgcttGATTGGAGTgtcctaatggataaattttgaactttatccattaggacatgGTTAAGGATCAAATCTAGGAATTTGGGGAactggcttaatggattaagtcatttttaccctTTGGATTCAACCTCAGCATGATGCGCTCCTTTCTGAGCGCAGTGCATTTTTAGGGTTATCTGATATGAGCTTGTTATGTGAAGCTAGTCAGCGGTTCTAGTTTGGATGGCGGCAACACAAAGAAGAGAtgagaagttgaagaacaatGTTTACCAAGGGTTCCCACACTAAAAAAACCCAATCAATGGTTCTAATATAATCGAAAAACCCAATCAGAGTTCCAACACAATAAATAAAACACAATCAAAGAATATTTCTGTCTTTTAGAACTCCTAAACTTATAGTCGTCATCTTGGTCCATCCTTGTAATATCTCAGGATGATCTGACAAATTCATCCACACCTCTCTCATACTAGtggaaaactccaaaaatatggtAAGCAACAAATCATAGAGGATGTACTGGGCCATCTTGTGTATTTGGCTTTGAGATTGTCATATgcgtttttcatttgttttttagTCACATCCATGCCAAATTTCTCCTTAAGAACTCTTCCTAGCTTGATCCATTAATCTTTGTGCAAACTCGCTCCTTTTATACCCACATTGTTTACTTCTTCAATGCAAGTTTACAATAAGCACTTTAGATGGGCATTTGACCATTGTCATTTATCTCCCATTTCCAATAACCAAAAAAACGTATACAAATAAGATTTTAAAGCAAACATAACCTTATAAGATTTGACCAAACATACACATTTCAAGAAATATTGATTTTTAGTAAGGAACCTGATTTCATATCATTGCATGAAAAGGCATTTTCAGCAAAATTCGGCACATAAACATTAGGGTAAATAGCACAAAAGACACTAACTTTAAATCAAAATTCTAATttgacattgtttttttttttctcaaatttaacattgtatttttcaattttttacaaTTCTAACCAGCTGACCAGTCGATCTGATTATTTGCTGACGTGACATAATGACAtgtcaattttatttatttttagttgttATACAAATCACTAGTTTTTATGAGTAAtcttttaagaattttattttttatttattttctaataGTTAttataaaactttatttttaaaacaaacaTTAGATGatcttataaaatataaacccttgttattaggggtgagcaaaaaccgcaccgcaacaaAAATTAACCGCAAAAAACGCATAAATCGCAACCGATtaaccgcaaccgcaataaaaaccgatggtgaggttttcttTTTTCCAAAAACCGCAAacttgcggtgcggtgcggttattggttttcaaaaaccgcaaaaaaaaaccgcaccgcaccgtatatattatatataattttttttattaattattaacatattaaatattaaaaataagacaggTTTCATAGATGAAAGATGGATAAATACCATAAGACAAAAGTATTTTATGTTTAACGTTAAAAAATggtgaaattagacaattttaagatatttattgttacTTACTATTggtttgatgtttttaagatattagttgtttgtaaTTTAAGTTAATTTTCTTATACCTTAAGGttttttatattattacaagtaatatgtttgaactcttaaaaccgttTAAGCTCTAAACCatggttaaaaaccacacaaaataacgaCACCAAAttcatgcggttaataaccgcaacacaaaaaaaacaaaaccacaccgcaaaaataaccgcctaaccgcatcgcaaaaataaccgcaccatgcggttttgaaaatggattaaccgcatttgcggttaatGGTGAGGTTTTAGCTAATAACtgcaccgaaccgcaccgcgctcacccctacTTGTTATAATacaattttcgatttttttttttaaattataatgcATGCCATGGGTTAGAATTCACGAACATATCACCAAACCCACTTGAATTGTGCTGCGCTTGTGTGATTGTGAGTGCAGTTACTGTAGGCCCAAAAGCCGCTATCAAACTGGCTTGTTGGAGTTAGATGACCATCAATTTTATCTTGTTTTCAAAGTATTGAAGTGAGTGATAGTGGTCCATCCAAGAGATATTGCTAAATTTATTGCTTTTAAATCTTGAAATTGACTTCATGTTTATCATTGTTTTTCGTTCATATctgataataaatataaaaatgtttttatttatatctaaaaatatattgttacGCGAAGTAGTTAATTGTATGAATAGTTCTCTGGTTAAAGTAATTTGCACGTTTaatcttaattttttttctttaactgagactatttttattgtttttgtttcgGATTTGGTCCCATTCACCCATATtacccttaatattttttttttcgtacctttgttatttgtttattcaTTTCAttgcttatttattttattagcACATGATATTAGCATTAGGCCTTATAACTAGTGGATTAGGCTAAAAAATAATATGTTAACTCAATATAACACGTATAAAATAAAGACCTTTGGCATTTCGGAGCTTGAGATGGTCGCCTAATTCTCCTGGATCCATGGGCTGGCCGTAAGTCAATGATACAATAATTTaggattaaaataaatatatacaacAATATCTACAACATGATCCATATCTTTTATCAAAAATAACATTCTAAGCTTATATGAGCAAAATTTGATAAATTACTATATAACAAGTagaaatataattttataaatcaaaatcaaatataCATTATTTTATTAAAACATACAATtcattatataagcattaataaaaaagtaaaaaacaaCCATGCAAAAGGCACCAGAGTGAAAATGAACCTTTTGTCCGTGTGTTTGTGAGCTCCTCAATAAATATTTCAGAAATTGATGCAACGCGTGTCACCCATTTTCGATTCGTCTCATCTTCACGTTCACATCAAACCCTGAAAAACAAAACCAATCACCATTGATGCAAGATTCCTTCCTCACAAGTCACAACACTACAAAGCtgtaaataaaaaaattgaaaacccaTCAAAACCCCATTTTTTTTTCTCGTAATTGCTCATCCAAACCAGTTAAAATTAAGAATCTTATCAATCTGGCTTTTGATTATTGATTCTTTGGTGGGTTATTTTGCAAGAATCACTTTCAAGAAAGTCCGCTCATAAAAAAGTCTCCCTTTTGGATCTCGGTAGAAAGAATCATTTTCGATGTAAGTTCCCTTTTCTTTAATCTTTTTATGTTTCCCTGTAAATAAATGCCCATTACTTAATTCACTGAAATATCTTTGTCTCCACTCTGCAAGATGTGGATGTTTTATTTGACCTCTGTCTGtgtgtatttttttaattaattctttcaCTTCATTTATATATGCAGACAATGCATACGCTCTCTTGTGCTTCTCTCTCTATAATTATAGTTCTTAAATGATTAGGAGAAATGAAATTGATTACAAGTTAAAAGCTGGCACTAATGATTTCAtagttcttgttcttgttcttgttatatTTCCTAGGACGATTGTCGGATCTGAATTGTCGATTCACAACCGAATTCTCATGGGTGAGTTCAAGATCTATTTCCATTTCTTTAAAATGCCACCATTTCGATTCCATTTTCTTCTCAGATGTTTCTGCATGTGGGTTTGATCCTGTCTCCGTTTTACAGATTGAACatacaaaaaccctaatttccgagtCCTCTGTCGTTCAAAACCGCATTTCGGGAGTGATGATTCAAAATTAAAATCCCGGAAGTATTCTAATTTAGATTTAGAAAAAAGGGTTTGTGGAATTGAGTAACGTAAAGATGGGATCGAGAGAAGAGAGACATCAACATCATGATCTTGTCCCCTTAGCTGCATTGATTAGTAGAGAGATGAGAAGTGAGAAAATGGAGAAACCAACTGTTCGTTATGGATATGCAGCTCAATCAAGAAAAGGAGAAGATTACTTCATGATGAAAACCGATTGCCAAAGAAATTCTGGTCATCAATCATCAAGCTTTTCAGTTTTCGCTGTATGTAGTTTTTGATTTTTCATCTTATCCAAAATATACATAGCTCATTAATCTTTATCGAAGACTTTTCTTCTAGCAACCTTCAACATGGCTCACCCAAATCTGGAATCAAAACTCTAATGAAAAAGtttctaattttttattttatagatATTCGATGGTCATAACGGGAATGCTGCAGCAGTTTATTCAAGGGATAATCTTTTAAACCACATCTTGAGTGCGATTCCTCGTGGTCTTGGACGTGAAGAGTGGCTTCAGGCATTACCTCGGGCATTGGTTGCAGGTTTTGTGAAGACCGATAAGGAGTTTCAAAGAAAAGGCATGCCGAATTGACGATATTACCCTTTCCCGATTCCTTATAACTAGTAGCTTCGTTATTTTATAAACTCATGGTTGACTTATTGTAGGTCAAACTTCTGGAACTACTGCTACTTTTGTAATTGTTGATAGATGGACTGTAACAGTTGCTTCGGTTGGAGATTCCCGTTGCATTCTTGATACACAAGGTGGTGCTGTGTCTGTTTTGACTGTTGATCATAGACTTGAAGAGAACGAAGAGGAGTGAGTAAAAATTATGAAAGTTGACTTTTTTAGTCCTCGTACTTTCTTTTATGTTGCAAACTAATAATTGTTCATATGAAATGGTCAGACACATAGTTTATTTTGGAAGATATGCAAGAAGAAATGACAATGCACTTTCTTTTAGTTGTgtattatagcatcttactttcatttttttctattataacattgtacttctaTATTCTTTCTTATGAGGgcatttgattttgaaaattCTCCAATTATATCATTgtatttacaatttttttttgtctatttGGCATTATACTCTGAAACTTTACACAATTGTTGTAGTGAAAACTGCTTGACATTGCTATATTTGGATAgatttttatttggaaaatgttgtgataagaagaaatgaaagtaggatgttatatcttgcatttaacccttttTTTTGCATCATATGAAAGTTTTTCCTTGTGTTGATAAAGGAAAGATGTTGATTTTGATTTGGTGTTATTTCAGAAGGGAACGTGTAACGGCTAGTGGTGGAGAAGTAGGGCGGCTGAGTATTCTTGGTGGGGCCGAGGTGAGATCTTTTAGACTTTTACtaaatcaaacaagacaaactTCATCATATTTTCAAAAATTCGCTTCATTACATAATCTTTTTGTTTGTGATTTTAACAGATTGGTCCCCTTCGTTGTTGGCCAGGAGGGTTATGTCTTTCAAGATCAATCGGGGACATGGATGTTGGAGAATTTATTGTCCCAATACCGTACGTAAAACAAGTGAAGGTATCTATCTGTATAGACCATTTACTTCTGGTCTCCGTTCTGTGGGTCCTGTTTTTTCATGGGACCCACAGATACTTTTTCGTGTCTTCTGAcaccatgaaatctttgtatgtaaTAGTTATCTCATTATTTCTAAATCTAAAtcgttttttaaatttaaaagttgTCAAATGCTGGTGGAAGGCTTATAATCGCGTCTGATGGCATCTGGGATGCCGTGTCATCTGAGATGGCTGCAAAATCTTGTCGTGGTTTGCCTGCTGAACTCGCTTCTAGGCAAGTAGTCAAGGTAATTTCTCAAGAAAACTTAAGAATCAATACACTTTGACTTTTCAGGTCGTTTGACCTTTTGGAAGTCAAAGTTAACCGATTCAAGTATGACTAATCTTCTTATTGCTTGTATGGATGGTTGTTCAGGAAGCATTGAGAACAAGGGGATTAAGAGATGATACAACCTGTATAGTTGTGGACATAATTCCGCCTGACACCACAATGCCGCCACCATCTCCACCACGTAAAAAGCACAGCAAACTCCGATCCTTCTTCTTCAGAACAAAGTCCCATGGTTCCACTAGTAAACTATCCAAAAAACTATCTGCTGTAGGCATCGTTGAGGAACTTTTCGAAGAAGGTTCAGCCATGCTTGCAGAAAGGTTAGTTTGGTCATATACACAGTTGGTTCCACGGTGGTATACTTTTAAAAATGGTCAACAGTTCGAGTCTCAGCAGTTGCAGTATGAGAGTTTCAATTCCAATGTGGATTTGTCTCCTTGTGAGCACTGGGCTCTTATGACACTTATGACACACACCTAGCAGACTGTTGTGTACCTGATTCAGACACACTGTGTGGGCCAGCTCAGAGGTTGCCAGAAGAAtaactttttctttttttgatatataatgtAGGTTGGGGAACGAGGAGAATGGCGGTTCATCAACAACGGGTCTTTTCATGTGTGCGGTTTGTCAGGTTGACTTAGGGGCAAGTGAAGGGATATCGGTTCATGCAGGTTCTATCTTTTCAACAAGCTCAAAGCCATGGCAAGGTCCATTTCTTTGTGCTGATTGTCGTAATAAGAAAGATGCTATGGAGGGAAAGCGACCTAGTGGAGTGAAAGTTACTTAGCTGATTTATTTGAGGTAGATGATTGATTTGAATCTAAAGGTGGTGTGACACCATGATGTATATGTGGTAATTGGTAATAATGTTTTAATGAGTTGTGTAGTGTATGATGGAAATTTAGGATTGAAGAGTGTTTATTGTTTGGTAAGATGTTGATAGAAATTTAACAAATTTTGTAGGGGGTTGAGTTAACAATAAGCGAGTTAGGAACATTGATTGTTTCGGGTGTCTTTGTTTATGGTATTAAAAACGATTTGTTTGTGATTATGATATTCTTTATAAATCATAATTCCAACCATGATGAAAAAATCGTGAAACCATTTGCGTTTagcagaaaaatgaaaaataagccATTAGGTTGGTATATGTGATTGACTGATTCAATATTCAGATGTAAAGTGTAAACCATGGGTTCAGAAGTAAACTAACGTAACATTTTAAAGACTAAAATCAACAACAACGACGACCAAGACTCGTATTGCAATAATTTCTACGTCGATTTAATGTTCTAAAAGTAGACCGATAGTCAAGCCTCATCTTCAGCCACATAAATCTTCATCATTGCCTCCCACTCATATCTCTTGGGATGATGTCCATCTAGGCTTTTCAGTTTTCAGTTAGAGCAATGGGATAAATCTTTTGAACGTAAAATCTATATTCTTGTtaaaaaattatcatataattcaaaatcatAGAAGAGAAATTGAATCTTAATTACTATCTCTAACTTAACATTTCctttgtgagtagttagaagacATGACAACATTTCATGTGTGGCGGGTTAAAAATAAACAGTCAAACCAGGAATAAACGACTATATAATATGTAGAAAATATAATAAAGAGCACAAACCATTTCCATTGAAGGGTCGTTTTTTAAAACAAaagatttataaaaatataattaatttgtCATAAAAATTTGAACTATCGTCTATACCAATTGAAAGTAAACCTTGGAGGTGCTGTGTGTTGAGCCGTTTACCCCAACTACGACCCATTAGAGAAACAATAAGGTGACGTTTGGTTCACAATGTGAACTTGCTTTAAAatctattaaaaattataatctAGTTATATATATTCTGTTTGGTTGtagaaattgaaattaaaatctaattccacattttataaatgaaattggaaTAATATAAATTGATAAAATTGACTTTCTTATTacttattttttgtttaattttactttggtttatattttatatgtaaagatatattatataaattataaaaatcgtAAATGATGGTTGTGGCAGTAGTGGTGGATGGTGGTGACAGTGGCGGTGGTTGTGatggtggtggtaggtggtggcGGTGGAAGTGATGGATAGTGGTGGTGACAGGATGAAGGTGGCAGCGACAATGATGGGGGTGAAGGTGGTGTGGGTGATGGTGACGGTAGTGGTGATGGGGTTGGAAGTGGCGGCGTCAATGGggtggatggtggtggtggcggcggtgaTGACAAATGTTGGTTGATGGTGGACTTTCCTTTTTTAATGGAAAGTTCATCTCATTTATGAATCCATTTCCTTAGCAAATCTTGAACTAAACATGAGAATCTAGTCGAATTGGATTCAAATTTCCTCTAATTTTCAAGGGTTCAAGCGAGCCAAACACCACCTTAGCCTTTATAATAGACTTCAAACCTTGTACAAAGATGTCTTAGTACAATATGACCAAACTTATGTACGGGTTAAAGGTGTTAATTCATATCAAGATGATGTTAGCACAGGTAGGAATGAAACTAAAACGCCATCATCAATAAATATGACAAAGTAATTCAATAGTCCCATAAATTGACAAAATTCAAACGATGTATGCGAGGTAGATTAACAAAAACTCGTAGCTTTTCCATTACGTATGATGTTTTCGACCATCCAAATTGTTTAGGGGATCAAAAAGATGTTTTTCGGTTTTTTCGGAAACTTTTTTTTTGAACGGATGGTTAGTCGTTAGATGTTAGATTCACTAAGTTTGTTAATTCACATATGACCAAGTTTGAACCCAAGACCTTCGATCTAAGAGGCTTCCATGTCTACCAAGTGGGCTAGTCCTACTTCACGAGGTCAGGATGAGGTGCCATTCCATTTCCTTATGGGTCGAATTCTTatatgcactactagaaaaacaaccttttacgacgctcattgcgcgtcgtaaaaggctcagacgacacgcaaatgcgcgtcaaggaagaccctgtcataaagagagacgacgcgcatttacgacgcgcgtttacgacacgctatgcgtatcaaggaaggccctgtcataaaggaagatgacacgcattcgcgtgtcgtaaccttacgacgcgcgtgttaatgacatgcaatgcgtatcaagaaagcctctgtcaagaaaggccatgtcataaatgaaaatgacacacatttttgcgtatcataattttaaatgtttaaaaaaatattatttatagatttactatttttcaaattaaatttgtatttaatgtctcataatagaaaataaaaatcatatataaaaatacaatctattgcataaaatttaacgtcatacaaataatcgttccatggaaagataaaacaaatcaatagttgtaacaaaaatttacaaactaattagatacaagaaatataaaaaaatatacccTCAAATGCTTTTCAAAGTCTAATCTCCATGTCAGCTCTTCAACTCACTTCTCCAGTTTGTCCTTAGGTTCTCTAAGGGCTCCAGCATCTCTTGTAGTTTCAAAGGCACAAAGAAGAACATAACGTGCAGCATCTCTTGCAGTTTCAAAGGCACAAAGAAGAACAGAACTCCTCTTACCATTCTCTAATCAAATTTCGGTTTTATGTTATGGGATTGGGAGTCGTgttagtgttagtgttgttgttgctgttaggAGCACCATCAGATGTGTTGCTATTGCTGTTGGCTCCTTGTACCCATGCTTGGATTGGAGTGCTTGTTATAGAACTTGCACTGCCATTTTGAGCAGCTGAAAAATGAAACAAAGTAAATGAATATCTCACCACTTTCCCATAGTATAAATAACTAATTCTAGGGCTAAACACAACAAAGTACAAGGATTTAATAGAATGAGATGAaataggatgctataatacacgtgtaaaagaaaatatgttgttgttTCTTGCATTCAACAATAAATAATAAGTGTAGTAAATTATCGACCATGGAGATTGTTTTGCCAGCATGACCAAAATGCCCTCGAGCTGTTTCCTAACATCTTCTTCAGGGTGAGAGCTTAACCGAGCAAATAGTTGAGGAGTTACTTCCTGTAGAAAGGAAAAAAAGTTACTAGTTAGAACATAACTGATTAGGTTACTGTGATAGAAAACTGGCGAGAGGGGTCCCACCCACCTGCCATGGCAACAAAGGAACTGTTGAAAGTGCAGGTTCAAGTAGCAAAGTCGTAAATGTTTCATTAAGCATTAATTTCGCATTCTATAGTTCATGTTGCACTTTATCCAAATTTCCTTCAATATTGTAAAGCATTGCTTGTAAAAGCATCTGCTCACTCTTGACCCCTCACTTTTGGTTCCCTATCAGATGCAGCATCAAGAACAAAGAACACGATCTCTCCAAACATAATCAATAATCAGATTGAAGTATATATTATGAGTAAGTAATAAAGTACATGTAACACAATAACGTATTATTAAGGAACTTATGTCTTTAATGATAGAAAGATGTATATTTAAATAAGAAGATAGCTCACCAGCCTAGGTGGTTCATAAAGGCATTCCAGGAggtttattttgataataattatCAAATCTTGAACAGTAACAAACAAATGATATATGTTTACATATTAAGAATATAATGAGCAAAAAATAAAGTGAATACCACATTTTAGGAAACCATTGCTCCCCCATAGCAACTATATAAGGAATATGGGACAAAAATGGTTGGACTTCATGTATGACTTCAAGTATAAACCATCATCTTAATGAAATCTAAGATAGATCGAATCTTAGCTTTATATTTTCTTCAATCAATGACACTTGGCAGTTACAAATTTCAGAAAAAGTTTTATCCAAAATTCCAATTAAAAAAAGTTTCGCTAATAAGAAAGGAGATCTATCTTACTTTCTCAGCAGCTTCAATTATTCTGAGATGTGAAGACTCTGGTTTGTTTTGGTCATCATCTTCTTCAGAGATGGAAGTGAATTGACCTTTAAAGTACCTACTATAAGAACTTACTATAATTAACTGCTATGTGATCAAAGGGGTAGATATGGA includes:
- the LOC111914827 gene encoding probable protein phosphatase 2C 15, translated to MGSREERHQHHDLVPLAALISREMRSEKMEKPTVRYGYAAQSRKGEDYFMMKTDCQRNSGHQSSSFSVFAIFDGHNGNAAAVYSRDNLLNHILSAIPRGLGREEWLQALPRALVAGFVKTDKEFQRKGQTSGTTATFVIVDRWTVTVASVGDSRCILDTQGGAVSVLTVDHRLEENEEERERVTASGGEVGRLSILGGAEIGPLRCWPGGLCLSRSIGDMDVGEFIVPIPYVKQVKLSNAGGRLIIASDGIWDAVSSEMAAKSCRGLPAELASRQVVKEALRTRGLRDDTTCIVVDIIPPDTTMPPPSPPRKKHSKLRSFFFRTKSHGSTSKLSKKLSAVGIVEELFEEGSAMLAERLGNEENGGSSTTGLFMCAVCQVDLGASEGISVHAGSIFSTSSKPWQGPFLCADCRNKKDAMEGKRPSGVKVT